The sequence GAGACTGGATTCACTTGTTGCCGACGCGAACTGAATCTGATCGCGGGGCACTCGAGTTGCCGTTCAAAGATAAGGTCGCTGAACAGCAGTCTTGTCGGCCTGCTCCGCGACGCAACACTTTGCCAGGAACAGTGTTGTTTCGCGCGACAAAATGGTTACCATTGGGTTTGTAGCGCGATCGTCAGGCCCCGGAGGCCACGATGGCCGGGCAGGGTCGTTGAACGGGGGCGTTGCTACCGACGGCAGCCTTGTGATGGGCTGCAGTTTTGCAATCGACATCGGGAGATCGAGACGCATGGCTGAGACACCTGCTCAGACAACGACAACTTCCGCAAAGACGGTTGCTCAAGCGGCGACCAAGGCCGCCCCCGCCAATGGTGCGGCGCCGACTCAAACGGCGGCGGTGCAACGTCAGGCCCCAGTTCAGGCTCGGGTGGCACAAGCCCCAACGCCGATAAGCATCCTCGATGAGTACGAGGAGATGAAGGCCGCCGGCTCGCTGGGCGTGCGCCAGATTCTGCCTGCCACGCTGGTCAGCTTGTTGGTCCACTGCGTGGCATTGATCGCGCTGGGGCTGGTGAAGAGTCAGACACCGACCAAGGAAGTGCCACGCGAGTTGGTGGCCGCGGTTGCTGATAACACTGGCGAAGTCGACGTTCTGGAAGAAGCGGTCCCGTTGGACGTTGATAATCAAATCACGGAACTCCCCGTCGAGACCGAAATGGTGACCGACGTGGTCGAATCGGCTTTGCCGATGGACATCTCGGCCGTCACGCTAGGCAACCCTGACTTGGTGGCTGGGTCACCGTTGGCGGTAAGTGAACTGGTTGGCAAGATCGGCGCCGGTGGTGGCGCGACGACCCTCTCGGGTTCGCGCGACAACAAGAACAAGATGGCGTCGGTCAAAGCCCGCGGCGGCAACGACGCCAGCGAAGCGGCCGTGGCCCGCGGCTTGGCCTGGCTGGCCGAGCACCAGATGCCCGATGGCAGTTGGAACATTGACCCAGGCCAATGCCCCAAGTGCGGCGGCAAGTGCAAGGATCCCGGTAACCGCACCCAGGCCCGCATGGGGGCCACGGCGCTCGGCATCCTGCCCTTCCTCGGCGCCGGCCAGACGCACAAGACCGGCAAGTACGCCCAGAACGTGCGGGGCGGCCTGGACTTCCTGACCCGCAACATGAAGGTCACGCCCAACGGCGGCGACTGCTCGGACCCGCAAGGTTCGCTCTACTCGCACGGGCTGTGCTCGATCGCGCTGTGCGAGTCGTATGCGTTGACCCAGGATAAATCGCTGGGGGCGGCGGCGCAGTTGGCAGTGAACTACATCTCGTACGCGCAAGACCCGGTGGGCGGCGGCTGGCGCTATGGCCCGCGCCAGCCCGGCGACACGTCAGTCGTCGGCTGGCAATTGATGGCGCTTAAGAGCGGCCACATGAGCCATCTGAGTGTCCGCGGTGACACGGTGAAGAACGCCATCAAGTTCTTGAACGCCGTGCAGGCCGACGGCGGCGCTTTCTACGGCTACACGGACACGGGCAAGGGCCCGGGGACGACGGCGGTCGGCTTGCTGTGCCGCATGTACCTGGGCTGGAAGCGCGACGAACCGGCGCTCGAAAAGGGCGTGCAGTTCCTCTCGAAACGCGGTCCTTCGCCCACCGACATCTACTACAACTACTACGCGACGCAGGTTCTCCACCACTACGAAGGGGAACTCTGGACGCTCTGGAACGAGAAGATGCGCGACCAGTTGATTAACACCCAGGCCAAAGACGGCCATCAGGTCGGTAGCTGGTTCTACGCGGGCGGGCATGCCAACGAAGCGGGCGGCCGGCTCTATTGCACGTCGCTGTCGGTGATGACCCTCGAGGTCTATTACCGGCACTTGCCGCTGTACAAGAAGAACTCGACCGACGACGATTTCTAAGTCGATTCGTACACGAGTTGTCCTGAACGCTACCTCATACAAGCCCAGGGGTCTCAACCCCTGGGCTTTTTCTTGCGCACCGCGCGCCGCCACGCCACGGCGCCCACCATCGACAGCAGCGCCCCGCGCGCCAGCCACACGCTCCACGGTTGTGTCACGTCGGCCGACGTACGCTCGATCGCCACGTCGTAATAGCCGTTGAACATCTCGTCTTCGCTGCGCGAACCGGTGCGGACTTCGACCGTCGGGTCAGGGTTCACTGGATTCGTGGCCGAGTTGTCGTACACGGCCGAACAACGCAGCACCGTACCGGTCGGGAAGCGTTTCGGCTCGGCCAGTTCGTACCGATGCTGCCAGTTGTAATCCCAGCGCGGCACGCTAAGCAGCGTCTCGCGATGGCCGTCAGGATACTCCGCTTCGTACCGAAACGACTTGCCCCGCAGGTGCAAGTGCGGAAACATCGCCAGCAACAGCATCTCACGCTCGCACGGCGCGGCATGTTCCACGCGGTGTGCGGCCGCGCCAGGCGGAATCCTTAGCTGTTCATCGACCACCAGCCGCGTGGCAACCTCGTGAGTCACGCGCTCGGGCGAGCAGAACTTCAGCCCTAACTCGGTGCGATCTGTTTGCTCGACGCCATTGGGGACGTAATGCATGACGAATCGCACGCGCCACCCGGCGGGCAGGCGCTTGGCCATCCCCGACGGAAACTCGGTCGCGCCAGTCCCCGCGGCCATCGCCGCCAGGCAGACCGAGCCGAACGCGCCGGCTTCGACCACGTCGTCGCTGCTCGGCGGGCAGAGGAACACGTTGCAGTGATGGACTACGGCCCGATTGCTGGGCCGCACCTCGACCGCGGTCACCCAACGATCAGTTGCCAAGCCTGGGTCGACATCGAACGTCTGATATTCCAGCATGCCAGTCGCTGGTACACGGAACTCGACCGGCATCGCGATGACTGCTTCCGGCTGGCCGATCTCCCAATTGCCTATCGCAACTGTGTCCGCGTCCTTCTTCACCTCAGTCTCCGCCGCCACATCCCCGCGCGGACATCCCGCCGCCACCCAAGCCGCGATCTGTTCACGCTCGCCAACCGTCAAGCTGGCGTCGTTCGCGAAGTGTCCGAGCCGCGGATCGGCGTGCCAGGGTGGCATGCGGCCATTGCCGACGACCTCGGCGATCATCGCGCCCCAGCCGACCATTTCCTCGTAACGATTCAACGGCATCGGCCCCATGCCGCCAG comes from Planctomycetota bacterium and encodes:
- a CDS encoding terpene cyclase/mutase family protein codes for the protein MAQAPTPISILDEYEEMKAAGSLGVRQILPATLVSLLVHCVALIALGLVKSQTPTKEVPRELVAAVADNTGEVDVLEEAVPLDVDNQITELPVETEMVTDVVESALPMDISAVTLGNPDLVAGSPLAVSELVGKIGAGGGATTLSGSRDNKNKMASVKARGGNDASEAAVARGLAWLAEHQMPDGSWNIDPGQCPKCGGKCKDPGNRTQARMGATALGILPFLGAGQTHKTGKYAQNVRGGLDFLTRNMKVTPNGGDCSDPQGSLYSHGLCSIALCESYALTQDKSLGAAAQLAVNYISYAQDPVGGGWRYGPRQPGDTSVVGWQLMALKSGHMSHLSVRGDTVKNAIKFLNAVQADGGAFYGYTDTGKGPGTTAVGLLCRMYLGWKRDEPALEKGVQFLSKRGPSPTDIYYNYYATQVLHHYEGELWTLWNEKMRDQLINTQAKDGHQVGSWFYAGGHANEAGGRLYCTSLSVMTLEVYYRHLPLYKKNSTDDDF
- a CDS encoding redoxin domain-containing protein; translated protein: MTGWIVPLLLCAALSGTPEVRDVVGQIQRVEVGDDEQLLVVAFLGVECPLARLYAVRLNELAAEYQPRGVRVLAIDSHAQDSVAELRRFAAEHQLAYPIAKDLGTTLADRWQVERTPAIVVLDRGGQVRYRGRVDDQYQLGTRRAAAESHDLRRALDELLSGWPVTVPETPATGCLIAHGVSQAGEQRITYEEHIATIVKSHCMRCHRTGGMGPMPLNRYEEMVGWGAMIAEVVGNGRMPPWHADPRLGHFANDASLTVGEREQIAAWVAAGCPRGDVAAETEVKKDADTVAIGNWEIGQPEAVIAMPVEFRVPATGMLEYQTFDVDPGLATDRWVTAVEVRPSNRAVVHHCNVFLCPPSSDDVVEAGAFGSVCLAAMAAGTGATEFPSGMAKRLPAGWRVRFVMHYVPNGVEQTDRTELGLKFCSPERVTHEVATRLVVDEQLRIPPGAAAHRVEHAAPCEREMLLLAMFPHLHLRGKSFRYEAEYPDGHRETLLSVPRWDYNWQHRYELAEPKRFPTGTVLRCSAVYDNSATNPVNPDPTVEVRTGSRSEDEMFNGYYDVAIERTSADVTQPWSVWLARGALLSMVGAVAWRRAVRKKKPRG